GAATAGTGGAGGCGGCAACGGCTACTTCACACTGAACGGTGTTGCGCTCGGAGCAAATCAGGGCAACGTCATCTCGGTTTCGCAGCTCTCCCAGCTCGCGTATCACGTCGGATCGGGCACCGACACGCTCTGGATAAAGGCCAATGACGGAACCGTCTGGGGCGCCTGGTCCAGCGCCTTCACGATCAGCGATCCCTCGATCATTCCGGCCGGACAGACCCTCGAGCTTGCGTCGGCGAGTACGGCGCAAATCTCCTTTGCATCAGACACCGGAACACTGAAGCTCGATGACCCCACAGGCTTCTCCGGTACTGTCGCGGGCATGAGCGGAGCCGACGCGATCGATTTCGCCACTATCGATTTTGCTGCCGGGCAAACCGTGGCCTTTGCCGGCAACGCCGCGGGCGGATCGATCACCGTCTCGGACGGCGTCCACGCCGCCAGCATCGCTTTGCTCGGGAACTACATGGCATCCACCTTCGTCGCCGCAAGCGATGGACATGGCGGCACCAGCATCACGGTGCATCCGGATCAGGTCGCGACGCTTGCCCCGCCGCAACATGCTTGAGCGGGGCTGCTGCTCCAACCCGTGGCCGCCTGCTTACGACGGCGCGCCCATCGCATAGGGCTTCAGCACCGCATAGAGGAAATCGTGCGTCGGGGTCGGCACGCCGAGCTTGCGGCCGAGCTCGACCACCTTGCCGTTCAGCCAGGGCAGTTCGAGCCGGTTGCCGCGCTCGAGATCGAGCGCCATCGACGCCTTCATCGCAGGTGGCGCGTGCCCGATGAAGTCGAGCACTTTCGCAAGCGGCTCCGGCGGCAGCTTGATGCCGCTGGCGTGCGCGACGGCGATGATCTCCTCGCAGGCCGACACGAACAACGGGCGCAGATCGGGATCGTCGCGCAGCCTGCCGATCGGCTGGCGCGTGACGGCGGTCATGCCGGCATTGGTGGCGAGGCCGATGAATTTCATCCACAACTCGGTGTTGATCTGCTCGCTCAGCGTGGCGTCGAACCCGGCCTTCAGGCAGAGCTCGAGCAGCGCTTTGCCGCGCGGCGTGATGCGGCCGTCGAGCTCGCCGAAGATCATGCGCATGAAGGTGCCGACCTGGTTGATCACGCCGGGCTTGATGATCGAGGCAGAGATCTGCGCCACGCCGCCCATCACGGCGTCGCGCCCGAGGATCGGGATCAGCCGGTCGGGCGCGTCGATGCCGTTCTGCAGCGGGATCACTGCGGTGTCGGGACCGACCATCGGCTTGATGCGCGCGCCGGCGCTTTCGACGTCCCACAGCTTGACGCAGAACAGCACGACATCGACCGGGCCGACATCAGCGGGGTCGTCGCTCGCCTGGGTCGGGACCAGATGGGTTTCGCCGCGGCCGCCCTGAACCTTCAGACCTTCGCTGCGCATTGCGGCGAGGTGCGCGCCGCGCGCGATAAAGGTGACGTCGGCTCCGGCATGCGCGAGCGCCGCACCAAAGCCGCCCCCGACGCCTCCGGCGCCTACCACTGCGATCCGCATGCGTTTCTCCTTGTCCACCGCTTTGGCCCGCAGCCTCGGCGATGTCGACGCGAAGCGCAACCCGGTTGACCTGAAAACCGCGTGACCGGAT
This Bradyrhizobium sp. CCBAU 53421 DNA region includes the following protein-coding sequences:
- a CDS encoding ketopantoate reductase family protein, with the translated sequence MRIAVVGAGGVGGGFGAALAHAGADVTFIARGAHLAAMRSEGLKVQGGRGETHLVPTQASDDPADVGPVDVVLFCVKLWDVESAGARIKPMVGPDTAVIPLQNGIDAPDRLIPILGRDAVMGGVAQISASIIKPGVINQVGTFMRMIFGELDGRITPRGKALLELCLKAGFDATLSEQINTELWMKFIGLATNAGMTAVTRQPIGRLRDDPDLRPLFVSACEEIIAVAHASGIKLPPEPLAKVLDFIGHAPPAMKASMALDLERGNRLELPWLNGKVVELGRKLGVPTPTHDFLYAVLKPYAMGAPS